A region of Moorena producens PAL-8-15-08-1 DNA encodes the following proteins:
- a CDS encoding baseplate J/gp47 family protein: MNKNNKIIHQIFRDGVSQRGRLLRELEPDYVSVDERDVSDLITFVQEYATKLNYYDESNRINGDWSSFFAGDVEQMVAYINNPESFADEPSTQRQLAQPHLVLLFTFLQLLRYPQQQFKALTQRYLDFYYKEVLQLRTKEEVPDKIHGIFELEQGEEAHLINKGTLLSAGQDSEGVNINYATDEDIVVNQAQVASIKTLFIEKKSIGLEEIHNQDNKSDQSFENMLRWAVGSPEQGDQLPKINVQVDGQTVDVDVDINYLKGTIYQATQDNQQTDNNITSYITYITEQLFFLNTDDFNYCFDIHEREINKAEADIEEPTELEWNEVYKIIEKAYRKKITMGRRNALKGKLEQSEDPEKPDFKSMMELALGHPNPGDDLPEMPNGYTTLQEIFDHLTQERVIRYVKEELYLSVADFRKIMEIQATTENTNWKEVYRLVEKAQTKKRNFTYPPIGKTEIKNIHASSIIEAEEGQATKAQRFKTFGNITQTSQNSIGFAVTSPVLLLQEGTRTITLTFPLHEENLNREKFQEILSKKPFEIYLSSEKQWIQPQSFEVEVKEAEEAEEVKEAEEAEEVKEAEEVKEAEEAEKAEEEAEEAEEAEEASKSYLKLQFKLTLDSTQPAILPPKPDESNFSLATAHPVVKIILKLSLQENSPEKVIYTYQEFKSIPLEKSEKVKIQVKVENSQDVQLRNDNSVLNPKTPFQPFGNNPKAGSGFYFANREISTKKLDSLAINIDWMGLPQDFATHYEVYKSTEVIPEAITNNSFKASLKLFNNRSCVEIESSKSIFTQEDNTLSNPIHLNYQIPGYSLDTSSYETDTDDPFEQRRYFQLELESPDFAHDLYPVVSTKVALSTDNDIKSLPVYLPYTPQVKAIFLDYTASEEIDLKNAPNQPHSSQIFQLHPFGYADILSLNQDNKYKLLPNYHEEGTLYIGIRNLQPPQNISILFQMIPGSGNGELTPPQIHWSYLSGNSWREFKDTEMLSDSTNGLVDSGIIRLSIPEGATSQQQLLPSGLHWLRASVTENAAAIPDTLDIKTQAVRATFVNQGNAADHLSKPLAANSIQGFVTRDPAINTVQQPYSSFGGKPKEDNRAFTMRVSERLRHKQRAITAWDYERLVLEHFPQIYKVKCITSAAGNHNPGDAKVTVVVIPDVANTAPFFPLEPKAPSYLLKEIQAYLQNYTSPFVQIVVKNPRYKPIQYKVGIGFSAGCDQGNYLKQLNEDIKRFLSPWAYEEQAYITFGSSIPNSSVIHFIDKRPYVDYVGYLKLIEQVGIKAGSGGKSDIYYRVIPSNLAQVQHPDSILVSAPQHIIYLMGTEKSYDEEDFEGIGYMSIVTDFEVS; this comes from the coding sequence ATGAATAAAAACAATAAAATTATACATCAAATTTTTCGGGATGGCGTTAGTCAGCGCGGACGCTTGCTAAGGGAACTCGAACCAGATTATGTTTCCGTAGATGAGCGCGATGTTTCTGATTTAATCACCTTCGTACAAGAGTATGCCACAAAACTAAACTATTACGATGAGTCCAATCGGATAAATGGGGATTGGTCGAGTTTCTTTGCGGGAGATGTTGAGCAAATGGTTGCTTACATTAATAACCCGGAAAGCTTCGCAGACGAGCCATCGACACAACGGCAATTAGCCCAACCTCATCTAGTTTTGTTGTTCACGTTTTTACAATTATTACGTTATCCTCAGCAACAGTTCAAGGCACTGACCCAAAGATATCTCGATTTTTATTATAAAGAGGTACTGCAGTTAAGGACAAAAGAGGAAGTTCCAGACAAAATTCATGGGATTTTTGAGCTGGAGCAAGGAGAAGAGGCCCATCTTATTAACAAGGGGACTTTGCTCAGTGCTGGACAAGATAGTGAAGGGGTTAATATTAACTATGCCACCGATGAAGATATAGTTGTTAATCAAGCTCAAGTAGCCAGCATCAAAACGTTATTTATAGAAAAAAAATCTATTGGTTTAGAAGAAATTCATAATCAAGATAATAAGAGCGATCAAAGTTTTGAAAATATGCTGCGATGGGCGGTTGGTAGCCCCGAGCAAGGAGACCAACTTCCTAAGATAAATGTTCAAGTTGATGGTCAAACTGTTGATGTTGATGTTGATATTAATTATCTCAAAGGAACTATTTATCAAGCGACTCAAGATAATCAACAAACAGATAATAACATAACCTCTTATATTACTTATATTACAGAACAATTATTTTTCCTCAACACAGACGATTTTAACTATTGCTTTGATATCCATGAACGAGAAATTAATAAGGCCGAAGCAGATATAGAAGAACCTACAGAGTTGGAATGGAACGAAGTTTATAAAATAATTGAAAAAGCCTACAGAAAAAAAATTACCATGGGGAGGCGTAATGCCTTAAAAGGAAAGCTAGAACAGTCCGAAGATCCAGAAAAGCCTGATTTCAAGAGCATGATGGAATTGGCTCTTGGTCATCCTAATCCTGGTGATGATTTGCCGGAAATGCCTAATGGTTATACAACTCTCCAAGAGATATTTGATCATCTTACCCAAGAGCGAGTTATTAGATATGTCAAAGAAGAACTGTATCTGAGTGTGGCAGATTTCCGGAAGATTATGGAAATCCAAGCTACTACAGAAAATACTAACTGGAAAGAAGTCTATCGCCTCGTTGAGAAAGCGCAAACAAAAAAAAGGAACTTTACTTATCCTCCTATTGGAAAAACCGAAATTAAAAATATCCATGCCAGTTCTATAATTGAGGCAGAAGAGGGACAAGCAACTAAAGCACAACGTTTTAAGACTTTTGGCAACATTACTCAAACCTCACAAAATTCCATCGGTTTTGCCGTTACTTCTCCCGTCTTGTTGTTGCAAGAAGGTACACGGACTATTACCCTTACCTTCCCATTACACGAGGAAAATTTGAATCGAGAAAAGTTTCAAGAAATACTAAGTAAAAAACCTTTTGAGATTTACTTGAGTAGTGAAAAGCAATGGATACAACCTCAATCATTTGAAGTAGAAGTAAAAGAAGCAGAAGAAGCAGAAGAAGTAAAAGAAGCAGAAGAAGCAGAAGAAGTAAAAGAAGCAGAAGAAGTAAAAGAAGCAGAAGAAGCAGAAAAAGCAGAAGAAGAAGCAGAAGAAGCAGAAGAAGCAGAAGAAGCATCTAAATCCTATTTAAAATTACAATTTAAATTAACCCTTGATTCCACCCAACCTGCTATTTTGCCACCAAAACCAGATGAGTCAAATTTTTCCCTTGCAACTGCCCATCCGGTGGTAAAAATTATCTTGAAACTATCACTACAAGAAAATTCTCCAGAAAAAGTTATTTATACTTACCAGGAATTTAAATCAATACCCTTAGAAAAATCAGAAAAAGTCAAAATACAAGTTAAAGTAGAAAATAGTCAAGATGTCCAACTGCGGAACGATAACTCAGTACTAAATCCCAAAACTCCTTTTCAACCCTTTGGCAATAATCCTAAAGCAGGTTCGGGGTTTTACTTCGCTAATCGAGAAATTAGCACCAAAAAATTAGATAGTCTTGCCATCAATATCGATTGGATGGGACTTCCTCAAGACTTCGCCACCCATTATGAGGTATACAAGAGCACCGAGGTAATTCCGGAGGCAATTACTAATAATAGCTTTAAAGCCAGTTTGAAGCTTTTTAATAACCGAAGCTGTGTGGAGATTGAAAGCTCCAAATCTATCTTTACCCAAGAAGACAATACTTTAAGTAATCCAATTCACCTCAATTATCAAATTCCAGGCTATTCTCTGGATACTTCTTCCTATGAAACCGATACAGACGATCCTTTTGAACAAAGAAGGTATTTTCAACTGGAATTAGAAAGCCCAGATTTTGCCCATGATTTATATCCAGTAGTATCAACTAAGGTGGCTTTGTCAACGGATAATGATATCAAATCCCTGCCAGTTTATCTCCCTTACACCCCGCAAGTTAAAGCCATCTTCCTCGACTATACCGCCTCAGAGGAGATTGACCTAAAAAACGCCCCAAATCAACCTCACTCTAGTCAAATCTTCCAACTTCATCCCTTTGGCTATGCCGATATCCTTTCTCTCAATCAAGACAACAAATATAAACTCTTACCGAACTATCACGAAGAAGGCACTTTATACATCGGTATCCGCAATCTGCAACCACCCCAAAACATTTCCATCCTCTTCCAAATGATACCGGGCAGTGGCAATGGGGAACTAACTCCGCCACAGATTCACTGGAGTTACTTGAGTGGTAATTCTTGGCGAGAATTTAAAGATACAGAGATGCTTTCCGATAGTACCAACGGGTTAGTGGATTCGGGGATTATCCGCTTGAGTATCCCTGAGGGAGCCACCAGTCAGCAGCAATTATTACCCAGTGGTTTACATTGGTTACGAGCCAGTGTTACGGAAAACGCTGCTGCCATTCCTGATACTCTGGACATCAAAACCCAAGCAGTCAGGGCGACCTTTGTGAATCAGGGGAATGCAGCCGACCATTTAAGTAAACCCCTCGCAGCTAATTCCATTCAAGGATTTGTAACACGAGATCCCGCCATCAACACAGTGCAACAGCCCTATAGTTCCTTTGGCGGTAAACCAAAAGAAGACAATCGCGCCTTCACCATGCGGGTGAGTGAAAGACTGCGCCATAAACAGAGGGCTATAACCGCCTGGGATTACGAACGCCTGGTATTGGAACATTTTCCCCAAATCTATAAGGTGAAATGTATCACCTCTGCTGCTGGCAACCACAATCCTGGTGATGCCAAGGTAACTGTGGTGGTAATTCCCGACGTGGCGAATACTGCGCCTTTCTTTCCCCTGGAACCCAAAGCACCTTCCTACTTACTAAAGGAAATCCAGGCATACCTGCAAAACTATACCTCCCCATTTGTGCAAATCGTGGTAAAAAATCCCCGCTACAAACCCATTCAATACAAAGTGGGTATCGGTTTTAGCGCTGGATGTGACCAGGGGAACTATCTCAAACAACTCAATGAAGATATTAAACGCTTTTTGTCCCCGTGGGCCTATGAAGAACAAGCATATATTACCTTTGGTAGTTCAATCCCTAATTCCTCAGTGATCCATTTTATTGATAAAAGACCCTATGTAGATTATGTTGGCTATCTCAAATTAATTGAGCAAGTCGGCATTAAAGCTGGATCTGGCGGCAAGTCAGATATCTATTATCGGGTGATTCCGTCTAATCTTGCCCAGGTGCAACATCCTGATTCAATTTTGGTTTCTGCCCCTCAACATATTATCTACCTGATGGGCACAGAAAAATCTTATGATGAAGAGGATTTTGAGGGGATTGGTTATATGAGTATTGTTACTGATTTTGAAGTTAGTTAA
- a CDS encoding contractile injection system tape measure protein, which yields MNQQRHIIKKQIIELNLSSQQGAFELQNEVSIIYRHKILPLIDNLFNQFSDLDTIHRINTLEIDLGNIDINNLEQELIDKILEQIQQQLAEQISHSSSSFSTQAQPKTELGESSPLLGRTEGETGKNIGQNKITSVNATSYQRLSDQIGKSEIASKSALQLEIFSYFIQTGMLPWWAENLSKQELEDYCDRLITNSPNQVKSIVKLCLKNPKQLQRIIYQFSDSILLKISGLFTGDSVQFIADYNTDIKPVLAQLEQTRNIPEAKLRLEIWQGILFSISSDSNTQVDKLKLIEENLLHIATSNRINYPDFLTNLVAKIEHLVRQGKEFKSQLPEILDRIQIPSQETQLIRTEERASQLEIFSDFIQTGILPENFSKQELEDYCDRLITNSPNQVKSIVQQSLKNAKHLQRLIYQFSDSTLLKIAGLLTGDLVPFIADYNTDIKPVLEQLEQTRNIPEAKLRLEMWQGILFSLYSESNTKVDKLKFIEENLLHIATSNRINYPELLTNLVAKIEHLVRQGKGFKSQLPEILDRIQIPRQDTQLIRAEERASQLEIFSDFIQTGILPENLSKQELEDYCDRLITNFPNQVKSIVKLCLKNPKHLQRLIYQFSDSILLKIAGLFTGDSVPFIADYNTDIKAVLEQLDQTRNIPEPKLRLEIWQGILFSISSDSNTQVDKLKLIEENLLHIASSNNINYPDFINSIVPKIEHLVKQGKGFKSQLPEILDRIQIPRQDTQLIRAEERASQLEIFSDFIQTGILPENLSKQELEDYCDRLITNFPNQVKSIVKLCLKNPKHLQRLIYQFSDSILLKIAGLFTGDSVPFIADYNTDIKAVLEQLDQTRNIPEPKLRLEIWQGILFSISSDSNTQVDKLKLIEENLLHIASSNNINYPDFINSIVPKIEHLVKQGKGFKSQLPEILDRIKIPSQETQFIKEREQLEYLVRELQHLDLNSQILPQHKQQINQLKTEIEILRNAINNPAQVQRSSDLITRFKQLQKSLETLKFNIQQELKSNQTRFPDVVNTFSDSDEIYIYNAGLILLWPFLTRFFVKIGLVQDKIFINTISAERAALLLQYLVDNSTEIPEHSLPLNKILCGIDLLEPIDTNLEITEQERAESENLLSAVIQNWSILKNTSIEGFRTAFLQRNGMVRVRDGSWLLQVERETYDILLDRIPWSIRVVKLPWMDNILYVEW from the coding sequence GTGAACCAACAACGACATATTATCAAAAAACAGATTATAGAACTTAATTTAAGTTCACAACAAGGTGCTTTTGAACTGCAAAACGAGGTAAGTATAATATATCGCCATAAAATCCTCCCCCTGATTGATAATTTGTTTAATCAGTTCAGCGATTTAGACACAATACATCGAATTAATACCCTAGAAATAGACCTAGGAAATATCGATATCAATAATCTAGAACAGGAATTGATTGACAAAATACTAGAACAAATTCAACAGCAATTAGCAGAACAAATTAGCCACTCAAGTTCCAGTTTTTCAACACAGGCACAACCTAAGACTGAGTTGGGTGAGTCTTCACCACTGCTTGGTAGAACAGAGGGAGAGACAGGCAAAAATATAGGACAAAATAAAATTACCTCTGTAAATGCAACGAGCTATCAAAGACTATCTGATCAAATTGGCAAATCAGAGATTGCTAGTAAAAGCGCTTTACAACTAGAGATTTTTAGCTACTTTATCCAAACAGGGATGCTACCGTGGTGGGCAGAAAACTTAAGCAAACAAGAGCTAGAAGACTATTGCGATCGCCTGATCACCAATTCCCCAAATCAGGTAAAGTCTATTGTTAAGCTTTGCTTAAAAAATCCCAAGCAATTACAGCGTATTATTTACCAATTTTCGGATTCAATACTCCTCAAAATATCCGGATTGTTTACTGGAGATTCAGTCCAGTTTATTGCCGACTATAATACAGACATAAAACCGGTCTTGGCACAGCTAGAGCAGACCAGAAATATTCCGGAAGCCAAATTGAGATTGGAGATATGGCAAGGAATACTTTTCAGTATCTCTTCAGATAGTAATACTCAAGTAGATAAGCTCAAGTTAATCGAAGAAAATTTATTACATATTGCCACCAGTAATCGGATTAACTATCCTGATTTTTTAACTAATCTTGTTGCCAAGATAGAGCATCTAGTCAGACAAGGAAAAGAATTTAAAAGTCAACTTCCAGAAATCTTAGATAGAATCCAAATTCCTAGCCAAGAGACACAGTTAATTAGAACAGAAGAAAGAGCGTCACAACTAGAGATTTTTAGCGACTTTATCCAAACAGGTATACTACCGGAAAACTTCAGCAAACAAGAGCTAGAAGACTATTGCGATCGCCTGATCACCAATTCCCCAAATCAGGTAAAGTCTATTGTTCAGCAAAGTCTAAAAAATGCCAAGCATTTGCAGCGCCTTATTTACCAATTTTCGGATTCAACACTCCTCAAAATAGCCGGATTGTTGACTGGGGATTTAGTCCCGTTTATTGCCGACTATAATACAGACATAAAACCGGTCTTGGAACAGCTAGAGCAGACCAGAAATATTCCGGAAGCAAAATTGAGATTGGAGATGTGGCAAGGAATACTTTTCAGCCTCTATTCAGAGAGTAATACTAAAGTAGATAAGCTCAAGTTTATCGAAGAAAATTTATTACATATTGCCACCAGTAATCGGATTAATTATCCTGAGCTTTTAACTAATCTTGTTGCCAAGATAGAGCATCTAGTCAGACAAGGAAAAGGATTTAAAAGTCAACTTCCAGAAATCTTAGATAGAATCCAAATCCCTAGGCAAGATACACAGTTGATTAGAGCAGAAGAAAGAGCTTCACAACTAGAGATTTTTAGCGACTTTATCCAAACCGGTATACTCCCGGAAAATTTAAGCAAACAAGAGCTAGAAGACTATTGCGATCGCTTGATCACCAATTTCCCAAATCAGGTCAAGTCTATTGTTAAGCTTTGCTTAAAAAATCCCAAGCATTTGCAGCGCCTTATTTACCAATTTTCCGATTCAATACTCCTAAAAATAGCCGGATTGTTTACTGGGGATTCAGTCCCGTTTATTGCCGACTATAATACAGACATAAAAGCTGTCTTGGAACAGCTAGACCAGACCAGAAATATTCCGGAACCCAAATTGCGATTGGAGATATGGCAAGGAATACTTTTCAGTATCTCCTCAGATAGTAATACTCAAGTAGATAAGCTCAAGTTAATCGAAGAAAATTTATTACATATTGCCAGCAGTAATAACATTAACTATCCTGATTTTATCAATAGTATTGTTCCCAAGATAGAGCATCTAGTCAAACAAGGAAAAGGATTTAAAAGTCAACTTCCAGAAATCTTAGATAGAATCCAAATCCCTAGGCAAGATACACAGTTGATTAGAGCAGAAGAAAGAGCTTCACAACTAGAGATTTTTAGCGACTTTATCCAAACCGGTATACTCCCGGAAAATTTAAGCAAACAAGAGCTAGAAGACTATTGCGATCGCTTGATCACCAATTTCCCAAATCAGGTCAAGTCTATTGTTAAGCTTTGCTTAAAAAATCCCAAGCATTTGCAGCGCCTTATTTACCAATTTTCCGATTCAATACTCCTAAAAATAGCCGGATTGTTTACTGGGGATTCAGTCCCGTTTATTGCCGACTATAATACAGACATAAAAGCTGTCTTGGAACAGCTAGACCAGACCAGAAATATTCCGGAACCCAAATTGCGATTGGAGATATGGCAAGGAATACTTTTCAGTATCTCCTCAGATAGTAATACTCAAGTAGATAAGCTCAAGTTAATCGAAGAAAATTTATTACATATTGCCAGCAGTAATAACATTAACTATCCTGATTTTATCAATAGTATTGTTCCCAAGATAGAGCATCTAGTCAAACAAGGAAAAGGATTTAAAAGTCAACTTCCAGAAATCTTAGATAGAATCAAAATCCCCAGCCAAGAGACACAGTTTATTAAAGAAAGGGAACAACTGGAATACCTAGTAAGGGAATTGCAACACCTTGATTTAAATAGCCAGATATTACCCCAACATAAACAGCAAATTAATCAACTTAAGACTGAAATAGAAATATTACGAAATGCAATCAATAATCCTGCCCAAGTCCAAAGGTCATCAGACCTGATTACACGCTTCAAACAACTACAGAAAAGTCTTGAAACTCTTAAATTCAACATCCAACAAGAACTCAAGTCTAATCAAACCAGATTTCCAGATGTTGTCAATACTTTTAGTGACTCTGATGAAATCTACATTTACAATGCAGGATTAATTTTGCTATGGCCATTTCTGACTCGCTTCTTTGTCAAAATAGGACTGGTACAAGATAAGATTTTTATTAATACCATATCTGCTGAACGAGCAGCCCTTTTACTCCAGTATTTAGTTGATAACTCAACAGAAATACCAGAACACAGTTTACCTCTTAATAAAATACTATGCGGTATAGATTTATTAGAACCTATAGACACCAATTTAGAAATCACCGAACAAGAACGAGCAGAATCTGAAAACTTATTATCTGCTGTGATTCAAAATTGGTCTATTTTGAAAAATACATCAATAGAAGGATTTAGAACAGCTTTTTTGCAGAGAAACGGTATGGTGAGAGTTCGTGATGGTAGTTGGCTGCTACAGGTTGAACGTGAAACTTACGATATTTTACTAGATAGAATTCCTTGGAGCATACGAGTTGTTAAGCTGCCGTGGATGGATAATATTTTATATGTAGAGTGGTAA
- a CDS encoding TldD/PmbA family protein translates to MTKINEIADSAIAIAKRLGIEKFDIYGSAVDEAGVQVDQGEPKQVEASNRSGVTVRVWNQDQKVGITSTTDTNPTGLELALKTAYEASSFGVKENAPDFSPESTVSIPEIPNNQVPQQPVSKLVETLLDSEKKLLDAHSAIAGVPYNGLSQRDVERFYLNSDGALRQQASSSASIYLYTKTEEEGKKPRSAGAYKISQGLETLDIQTCLQEAAEKSISHLNYEKVKSGKYRVVFSPEAFLSLLNAFSNLFNAQNILDKQSLSTPESLGTPIASPLLSVCDDELHPKNVAPVYFDGEGTPTRRVPIITEGVLSNFLHSAGSAKRLNAKPTGHANMGAKVTVSPNFYHVFPGQSAEQEYSLEQAENVIWIDEVNALHAGVKALEGSFSLPFDGWMVNKGELTSIDSATVAGDFRELLKSIIYVEKEPEFTSGGVCPKIWVDGLSITGD, encoded by the coding sequence ATGACCAAGATTAATGAGATAGCTGATTCGGCGATTGCGATCGCAAAACGCCTGGGAATTGAAAAATTCGATATTTATGGCTCTGCAGTGGATGAAGCTGGTGTTCAAGTAGACCAGGGTGAGCCAAAACAGGTTGAGGCATCTAATCGCTCTGGTGTAACTGTACGGGTTTGGAATCAAGACCAGAAAGTAGGCATTACTTCAACTACCGATACCAACCCAACTGGGTTGGAACTAGCCTTAAAAACCGCTTATGAGGCGAGTAGTTTTGGGGTGAAGGAAAACGCCCCAGACTTTAGCCCTGAGTCAACAGTATCGATTCCAGAGATTCCCAATAATCAAGTGCCTCAACAGCCAGTATCTAAATTAGTAGAAACCCTACTGGATTCAGAGAAAAAGTTACTGGACGCTCACTCAGCTATTGCCGGAGTTCCTTACAATGGACTATCTCAACGGGATGTTGAGCGCTTTTATCTCAATAGTGATGGGGCATTGCGCCAGCAAGCTAGCTCCTCGGCTTCCATTTATCTTTATACCAAAACTGAGGAAGAAGGGAAAAAGCCCCGTAGTGCTGGTGCCTATAAGATTAGTCAAGGTTTAGAAACTCTGGATATTCAGACTTGTCTGCAAGAAGCTGCTGAGAAAAGCATCAGTCACTTGAACTATGAGAAAGTTAAGTCCGGAAAATATCGGGTAGTGTTCTCTCCCGAAGCTTTCCTGAGTCTACTGAATGCTTTTTCTAATTTATTTAATGCTCAAAATATTCTAGACAAGCAAAGCCTCTCGACTCCAGAGTCTCTAGGTACTCCAATTGCTTCTCCTTTGCTTTCTGTCTGTGATGATGAGCTACATCCAAAGAATGTGGCACCGGTCTATTTTGATGGAGAAGGAACACCTACTCGTCGAGTACCCATAATTACAGAAGGGGTGTTAAGCAATTTTCTGCACAGTGCTGGCAGCGCCAAACGCCTGAATGCTAAACCAACAGGTCATGCCAATATGGGGGCAAAAGTTACAGTTAGCCCTAATTTCTATCATGTTTTTCCTGGTCAATCTGCTGAACAAGAGTACAGCTTGGAGCAAGCCGAAAATGTGATTTGGATTGATGAGGTGAATGCGCTTCATGCGGGAGTTAAAGCACTCGAAGGTTCCTTTTCTCTACCCTTTGATGGTTGGATGGTGAATAAGGGAGAATTAACTAGTATTGATTCGGCAACGGTAGCCGGAGATTTTCGGGAACTGCTGAAATCGATTATTTATGTGGAAAAAGAGCCTGAGTTTACCTCTGGTGGAGTGTGTCCAAAAATCTGGGTTGATGGTTTGTCCATTACTGGGGATTGA
- a CDS encoding TldD/PmbA family protein — translation MPPTLLLSKELPTLEYQSTSSSFDESWRAPLSTLLGLGRAAGADFIEFFLERVNYISCLAEDDAITSISPRLSSGAGIRVFRGKSDCYVSTNDLSFPGLKAALEKALSIQGLELPTPNAFIPETNLELLRDYATAKGKDTWLSGCSSMAEMGEVLLDANGALQRKASHVQSRRAVYFRDWQEVLVAASDGTFARDIRLTQSVGYNLLCADGDHRSSIGKRAGSTGNPEFLRAWDYNGTAEEVAESAGKMLYADYVESGTYPIIMANSFGGVIFHEACGHLLETTQIERKTTPFADKKGEKIANESLTAWDEGLSDNAFGTIDMDDEGMPAQRTLLIENGILKNFIADRAGSQLTGHPRTGSGRRQNYAYAAASRMRNTYIAPGDYEVEDLFASIDKGIYCKRMGGGSVGATGEFNFGVDEAYLIENGKITKPLKGAILIGEAKEIMNKISMCSKDLGLAAGFCGSISGSVYVTVGQPHIKVDSITVGGR, via the coding sequence ATGCCCCCAACCCTACTTCTATCCAAAGAACTACCTACTCTGGAATACCAATCCACATCCTCAAGCTTTGATGAAAGCTGGAGAGCTCCCCTTTCCACTCTCCTGGGATTAGGACGAGCAGCTGGTGCTGATTTCATTGAGTTTTTCCTAGAGCGGGTCAACTACATCAGCTGTCTTGCCGAAGATGATGCCATTACTAGCATTTCTCCCCGCCTGTCTTCTGGTGCTGGTATCCGAGTATTTCGGGGTAAGTCAGATTGCTATGTTAGCACTAATGACTTATCCTTTCCGGGGCTAAAAGCGGCTTTGGAGAAAGCCCTGTCGATTCAAGGGCTGGAATTACCTACCCCTAATGCCTTTATCCCAGAAACTAACCTGGAACTGTTGCGGGATTACGCTACTGCTAAAGGCAAAGACACTTGGCTATCCGGTTGCAGTTCCATGGCAGAAATGGGAGAAGTACTCCTGGATGCCAATGGGGCACTCCAGCGCAAGGCTAGCCATGTCCAATCCCGACGGGCTGTTTATTTCCGGGATTGGCAGGAAGTTCTGGTAGCAGCTAGTGATGGCACCTTTGCCAGAGATATTCGTTTAACTCAGTCTGTGGGATATAACCTACTATGTGCTGATGGCGACCATCGCTCTTCTATTGGCAAGCGTGCTGGTAGTACCGGTAACCCAGAGTTTCTAAGAGCCTGGGATTATAATGGTACTGCTGAGGAAGTTGCTGAATCTGCTGGTAAGATGCTCTATGCGGATTACGTAGAGTCTGGTACTTACCCGATTATCATGGCCAATTCCTTTGGTGGGGTAATTTTCCATGAAGCCTGTGGACACCTGTTGGAAACGACCCAGATTGAGCGAAAAACTACTCCGTTTGCTGACAAAAAAGGCGAGAAGATTGCTAACGAAAGCCTCACCGCCTGGGATGAAGGGTTATCTGACAATGCCTTTGGAACCATTGATATGGATGATGAGGGCATGCCAGCCCAAAGAACTCTGTTGATTGAAAATGGCATACTGAAGAATTTTATCGCCGACCGGGCAGGGTCTCAGCTGACTGGACACCCCAGAACAGGTAGTGGCCGCCGTCAGAATTATGCCTATGCTGCTGCTTCACGGATGCGCAATACCTACATTGCTCCTGGTGATTACGAGGTAGAAGATTTATTTGCTTCTATCGATAAAGGTATTTACTGCAAGCGCATGGGCGGTGGTAGTGTTGGTGCTACTGGGGAATTTAACTTTGGTGTCGATGAAGCCTATTTGATTGAAAATGGCAAAATCACTAAACCGCTGAAAGGGGCAATTCTGATTGGAGAAGCTAAGGAAATTATGAATAAAATTTCCATGTGTTCCAAAGACTTAGGATTAGCCGCTGGTTTCTGTGGTTCCATTAGCGGCAGTGTTTATGTAACCGTAGGTCAACCTCATATCAAGGTAGATTCGATTACGGTTGGTGGACGGTAA
- a CDS encoding VOC family protein, whose translation MKTKGFHHVAIICSDYEQSKQFYVDILGFPIIEETFRAARKSYKLDLQVGDGDRIELFSFPNPPERVSRPEACGLRHLAFQVDDIEASVNYLKSQGVDVERIRIDEHTGKRFTFFQDPDGLPLEMYES comes from the coding sequence ATGAAGACTAAAGGATTTCACCATGTAGCGATTATTTGCTCAGATTATGAACAATCGAAACAGTTTTATGTGGATATTTTAGGGTTTCCGATTATTGAAGAAACCTTCCGAGCTGCGAGAAAGTCTTATAAATTGGATTTACAAGTGGGTGATGGGGATAGGATTGAGTTATTTTCCTTTCCTAATCCCCCTGAACGAGTTAGTCGTCCCGAAGCTTGCGGATTGAGACATTTAGCCTTTCAAGTCGATGATATTGAAGCGTCGGTTAATTATCTCAAATCCCAGGGAGTGGATGTAGAAAGAATTAGAATTGATGAGCATACTGGGAAGCGATTTACGTTTTTTCAAGACCCAGATGGATTGCCGTTAGAAATGTATGAAAGTTAA